In the Streptomyces sp. 3214.6 genome, CGGCGGTGTGCCGAGGACCGTGGACGAGATCAGCGCCCGCCCCCCGGGCGCCCGGCTCGGGTCCACCTGGCTGACCACCGCCGTGTGCGCGACCGGCCCGCCCCGGTCGGCGTCCAGGAGCAGCGACGCGCCCGTCTGCGGCGGGTCGTCCGTGGTGTGGTGGACGACCGTCACCGGGTGGAAGTCGGGCACCCGCAGCCCGGGCAGCAGTTCCGCCGCGGTGCGCGCGTCGGTGGCCACCAGGACGGCACGGCAGCGGAACTCACCGTGCTCGGCGGTGGTCACCGAGGTCGTCGAGACCGAGGTGACCCGCACGGCGGTGTGCACACTGCCCTCCGGCAGCGTCCGCGCGAGCAGCTCCGGCAGCACCTCGGCCCCGCCCTCCGGCAACGACAGCCGCCCGGCCGCGAAGGCGCGCAGCGCGAGGTCCGCGCACCGGCTGGACGTGGTGAGCTCCGGGTCGCACAGCAGCGCGGCGAGCAGCGGACGCAGAAAGCCGTCGATCGTGCGGGTCGGCAGCCCACGGGCGGCGAGGGCCCGGGCGGCCGGCAACTCCGGGCGGCGGAGCAGCCGTTCGGCGGGCGTGGCCGCGAGCCGGCTGAGCGCCGCGCCCAGCCGGGCCTGGTCCATGGCGCTGCCCAGCGGCGTGCCCGCGCGTACCGGCGCGGAGCCGCCGGTGCGGGGCCTGGGCAGCGCACCCGGCCGGGGAGCGCTCGCCAGGGCGCGTACGGCGTGTAGTGCGCCCCTTGCGCTCCCCGCACCCGACTGCGCACCCGCCCGGTGATGTCGCCCGTCGCTGTGCAGCAGGACGCCCGGCGTGAACGGGCGCAGCACGAGCGCGTCCAGCCCCGGTGTCAGGGCCAGCTCGGGATACGCCGTGGACAGCAGCTGCCCGATGCGGTCGAGCCGGAACCCGTCGACCTTCTCCGTCGACATGCGGCCGCCCACCCAGGGGGCGGACTCCAGGACCGCGGTAGTTACTCCTGCGCTGGTCAGCCGATGCGCCGCGGAGAGTCCGGCGACTCCGGCTCCCACCACGACGACGTCTGCCTGGTACGCGGGCTCAAGCACGTGCCCCTCCTCGAGGTTGCGCGGCCGGTGGAGACGTCATGCCCCCAACAGCCGTCCGGGATGCCCGAGTTCGGATCGAGGTTAGGGCCGTGATCGGTCAGGAACAGTCGCGCATGGACAGAGCACGGTCGCACGGCGGTCGCATACGGTCACGCAGGGGGTCAGGCTGCCCGGATCGCGTCCTCGATCCCGGGAAACGCGAACGTGAACCCGGACTCCAGCAGCCGCTTCGGCACCACCCGCGCACTGCCCAGCACATCCCCGGCCATCTCGCCCAGCACCGTCCGCAGCACCGGCGCCGGCACCGTGAAGAGCGTCGGCCGGTGCAGCACCCGCCCCATCGCCGCCGTGATCTCACGGTTGGTCAGCGGCTCGGGCGCGGTCAGGTTGAACGGCCCCGACAGGTCGTCGCGGTCGATCAGATGCCGGATCGCCGCCACCTCGTCGTGCAGCGCGATGTACGACCAGTACTGCCGCCCGTCGCCCATCCGCCCCCCGAGCCCGGCCTTGAAGAGGGGGAACAGCCTGCCCCAGGCCCCGCCCCCGCGCGCCACGACCAGCCCGGTCCGGGTGAAGACCGTACGGACGCCCGCCTCCTGGGCCGGAGCGGCCGCCGCCTCCCACTCCACGCACAGCTCCGGCAGGAAGCCGCTCCCGGCGGGCGCGCTCTCGTCCACGATCCGCTCGCCCGTCTCGCCGTACAGCCCCATCGCGCTGCCGTTGACGAACACCCGCGGCCGCCTCTCGAGCGAGGCGAGCGCCTGTGCCAGCGCGGACGTGCCGTGCACCCGGCTGTCGTGGATCCGCTTCTTGTACGTCTCGCTCCAGCGCCGGTCGCCGACCCCCGCCCCCGCCAGGTTGACCACGGCGTCGCAGCCGGCGAGCCCGGCCGTGTCCACCTGCCCCCGCTCGGGATCCCAGCGCACCTCGTCCGCGCCCCGGGGCGCATGGCGCACCAGCCGTACCACCTCGTGCCCGTCCGCGGTCAGGGACCGCACCAGGGCGCTGCCGATCAGGCCGGACGCACCGGCCACCGCGATTCGCGTACGTTCCATGCGGCCATCCTGCCCGGTGAGCGGATAAAACCCCGGTTCGGTCGGCGCCCCCGCGTTCTAGGGTGGCGGCCATGCCCGAACCTTCCGCACTTCGCATACGCACCGCGGTGCTCGCCGACGACGGGGCGCTGGGTCTCGTCGACCGTCTCACCTGGTCCCCGCTGCACGCCGTGATGCCCGAGCCGCAGCCGCCCTACGACCCCTTCTTCGACGAGCATCACCCGCCCGAGGAGATCCTGGTCGCCGAACTCGACGACCGCGTGGTCGGCTACCTCCGCCTCGGCCTTCCCACCAAGCTCGACTGCAACCGGCACGTCCGGCAGATCCGGGGCCTCGCCGTCCTCGACGAGGTGCGCGGCCGGGGTGTCGGGCGGGCGCTGATCCGCGCCGCCGTCGAGGAGGCCCGCGGGCTGGGCGCCCGCCGCCTCACCCTGCGCGTCCTCGGCCACAACACCCCGGCCCGCGCGCTCTACGAGTCCGAGGGGTTCGTGGTGGAGGGCGTGCTGCCGGAGGAGTTCCTGCTGGACGGGAAGTACGTGGACGACGTGTTCATGGGCCGCTCCCTGTAGCCCCACACAACGCACGAGGCCGGTGCCGGTCAGGACTCATGAGGTGACCAGGTTGCCCGTGTCCACCGGCCGGGTCGCCGTCGCGGCCCGCGCCGCGTCGTCGGCGACCTCGGCCGCCGTCAGCACGTACCCCGTCTCGTCGTCGGAGGTGGAGCGGGCGAAGACGACGCCGTAGACCCGGCCGTCGGTGGTCAGCAGCGGGCCGCCGGAGTTGCCGGGGCGGACGGTGGAGCGGATCGAGTAGATCTCACGGGTGACGATCCGGTCGTTGTAGATGTTCCGGCCGGTCGCCTTCACCCGGTTGGCGACCGTCGCCGCCTGGAGGTTCAGGTCGCCGTCCTGCGGATAGCCGGCGACGACCGCCGAGTCCCCGCGGGAGGCGTCGTCGTCGAAGCCCAGCACCGGCGCGCTCAGGCCCGGCACGTACAGCACGGCCACGTCCTTCTCCGGGTCGAAGAGCACCACGCGCGACTGGAACGATCGCCCCACACCGCCGATCCGTACGGTCGGGTCGTCGATGCCCGCCACCACGTGCGCGTTGGTCATCACATGCTCGCTCGCGTACACGAAGCCGCTGCCCTCGCGGCCCTGGTCGCCCGAGGCGCCCTCGATCTTCACCGTGCTCGTCTTCGCCGCGTTGGTCGCGCTCGGTGTGACGCTGTCGCCGGTGGGCTTGGCGACCTCGGCCGTCGACTCGTTCTCGAACGGGTTGAAGACCTGCGGGAAGCCCGCCTGGGTCAGCGCCGACGTGGCCCGCGAGAACCAGGTGGGCGTGGTGTCCGGCATGGCGTCCTGCACCGCCCCCAGCAGCCGTGAGTCCCGTATCGACGACGTGACCACCGGCGACGAGGACGCGCCCAGCACGCTCGCCGCCACCCACGCCACGATCAGCACCGCCACCGCGTTCGCCGCCGCCCCGCCGACCCCGTCGGCCACCCTGAGCGGCCCCCGGTCCAGCTCCCGGCGCAGCCGCAGCGCCAGCCGTCCCGCCAGCTCGTGCCCCACCACCGCGGGGACGAGGACCGTGAACACGGCGGTCACCGTCGACGCCGTCGTCCCCGGAGTCACCAGGTCCATCAGCCACGGCAGGACCCACACGCCGATCACCGCGCCGCCCACGAACCCGGCCAGCGAGACACAGCCGGCCACCAGCCCACGCCGGTAACCGGAGCCGGCGTAGGCCAGCACCACCAGCGTCAGCAGGATGTCGAGCAGGTCCACACGGCCCCCTTTCTGTCGGATCCCCTAGTACGTGCGGGAAGGGCCCAGTGATCAGCTACCCATCGATCACGCCCACGCGTACATCCGGAACCGGCCACGTGTGCGTGTACCTCGTAAAACGGCGTGCACCGGGAGGATGGTTCCACCAGGTGGCACAGCACACATCGCGGGCGGACCGGAACCGGCCGACAGTGGGTCCATGTGCGCCCTTCGAGCGGCCGCCCGCGCCCGGCGGCAAACCCGAGGGCGGTTCCCGGCGCGGAGACCGGGCCCGCTCCTCGTGCTCCTGGGCTGCCTGCCGGGGCTCTCCGCCGTCGCCGCCCTGGGACTGTGCGCGGGCGGTGTCGACCACGCCGCCACGGCCGGCCCGGCCGCCCCCGACGGCCGTCGGGCCGCCCTCCCCGCCGGCGCGCACCGGGCGGCGAGGCCGCCGATCGTGCCGCGCGCCGCCTGGCTGGACGACCTCGCCCGGCACGCCCAGCCGCCCCCGCGCTACGACGACAAGGTGGTCACCGTCTTCGTCCACCACACCGACTCGCCCAACGGCTACGACTGCGCCGACGCCCCCCGCATCATCCGCTCCCTGTACACGGGCCAGACCGCGGCCCGGGGCTGGGACGACATCGGCTACAACTTCCTCGTCGACCGCTGCGGCACGATCTACGAGGGCCGCGCGGGCGGCGTCGACCGGCCCGTCACCGGCGCCCACACCCAGGGCTTCAACCACCGCACGGCCGGTATCGCCGCACTCGGCACCTTCACCTCCGGAGTGCCGGTGCCGCAGCCGATGGTCGACGCGATCGCCGCCCTGACCGCCTGGAAACTCGGCCTGTCCGGCGTCGACCCGCGGGTGAAGGTCCGGCTCACCTCCAGCAACAGCCTCAGCCGCTACCGCGCCGGCACCACCGCCACCCTCCCCGCCCTCGCGGGCCACAACGACGGCTACATGACCAGTTGCCCCGGCCGGGCCCTCACCGCCCGTCTGCCGGAGATCCGCGAGACGGCCGCCCGTCTCCAGGGCCGCCTCCCGAGCGCAACGGCCGCGCGCACGCTCACAGGAACGCCTTAGACGGCGGGCCGGGAGGCCGCGCGGCAGGGCGCCGGCTGGACCAGGGCCGCCCGCGGTCCCTGGACCGTGCTCTGCGCCGTCGCCGCGGTCGTCCTGGGCCCGGCAGCGGCCACCGCGTCCGCCCTGGAGCAGGCCAACAGCGCGCCGATGCACCACGCGGTGCGGGCCGATCGGACGCAGGCCTACATCCCCACGGACACCACCCGCCGCAAGCTCGCGCTGTGACCCCGGCGCGACCCGCCATGAGGCTCACTCCTTGAAGCGCTGCCACAGCCGGGGATACCGCTCGGCCAGCGCCCCCTCGTTCTCGAAGTTCACCGGTGTGCCCTCGGGTTCGGAGGGCGCGGGCGGAATGCCCAGGTCCGGGGCGACGGTCCCGGTGAGCTGCTCGTAGGCCTCGTCGGCCGCGTAGCCGAGTTCCTCGCCGTCGCCGTCGATCTCCTCGTCGAAGTCCTCCAGCAGGTCGGCGAGCGAGTCCGGGTCGTTGTGCAGGGCGCCCTCGAAGACCTCGCGGCCCTGCCCGATCAGCCAGCAGCGGAAGAAGTCGAAGGCGTCGTCGCTCGCCCCGTCCAGCAACAGCCAGGCCGCGCCCCACAGATCCCAGCGGTAGGCGCGGTTGTAGCGGGACTCGAAGTGCCGGGCGAAGTCGAGCACCGACTCCGGGTCCAGTCTGAGCAGCCGTTCCACGAGCAGGTCGGCCTGCTCCTCGGGATCGCCCTCGGCGGCCTCGCGGGAGGCGTCCACCAGCTCCCAGAACTCCGTCTCGTCCATCACGCGTCCAGCATCGTGCCTCCGGGTGCGGGACGCACCCGGAGTGCCCGGGATTCTCACCCCGGCCGGTACAGCTCCGCCAGTCGGGCCGCGTCCTCGGCGAAGCGCTTGCGCAGGGGCTCGGGGGAGACCACCTCGACCTCCGGCCCCAGCGCCGTGAGTTGCGTGTGCGCCACGTCCTGCGACTCCACCCGCAGCGTGAGCGTCACCCAACCCCGCCCGTCCGCCTCCCCGGCCGTCGCCAGCGCGTCCCGGGCCGCCACCGGGTCCACGGCGTGCGCCAGCCCGCGCAGGCCCGCCTCCGACAGCCGCAGCACGACCTCGTCCCGCAGGATCGAACGCGTGAACCGCTGCGCCTGCTCGGCCCAGAACCCGGGAAGGTCGAACTCCTCGTCCCGGCTGAAACGATCCGTCAGGTTCTCGACGCCGACGAACCGATCGATGCGGTACGTCCGGAACGTCCCGCCGCCCCGGCCCTCCTCCCGCACCCGGGCGCACAGGTACCAGACCCCCGCCTTCAGCACGAGCCCGTACGGCTCCAACTCCCGCACCACTTCCCGCCGACGCTCCCCGGAGTCGCGCCGGTACCGCGCCCGCACACACCGGTCGTCCCACACCGCGTCCGCGATCACCGTCAGCAGCCCCGGAGTCTCCGGCTCCCGGAACCACGCCGGCGCGTCCAGATGAAACCGCTGCGCCGCCGCCCGCGGCGCGTCCCGCAGCGAGGGCAGCAGAGCCGCCGACACCTTCAGCCGCGCCGCCGAGGCGACGTCCTGAAGGCCCATCTCCCGCAGCGCCCCCGGCACCCCGCTCAGGAACAGCGCCTCTGCCTCGCCGCGCCCCAGCCCCGTCAGCCGCGTCCGGTACCCGCCGATCAGCCGATAGCCCCCGGCCCGCCCCCGCTCCGCGTACACCGGCACGCCCGCCTCCGACAGCGCCTGTGCGTCCCGCGTGACCGTACGCTCCGACACCTCCAGCTCCCGGGCCAGTTCGGCGGCGGTCATCGTGGGCCGGGACTGCAGGAGGAGCACCATCTTGATGAGGCGGGCAGCGCGCATGAGGTCATCATGGTGCGTCTTCGGCCGCGGGCCCGCAAGGGGCTGGTCGCGAACTGCGCGACCAGCCCCCACCGGCCCGAGGCCGACGCACGACCGGAAAACGGTGAAGGGGCCCGGCGGCTGAAGCTGAAGCTCGCCGGGCCCCTTCACCAACCAAAACCCCGGGCCTACAGCCCGTAGCGCTCGCGCGCCTCCTTCACCGCCGTCGCCTTCACCTCGCCGCGGCGGGCCAGCTGGGCCAGGGCCGCCACGACGATCGACTGCGCGTCGACGCCGAAGTGGCGGCGGGCCGCCTCACGGGTGTCGGACAGACCGAAGCCGTCCGCGCCCAGCGAGGAGTAGTCCTGCTCGACCCACTGCGCGATCTGGTCCGGGACCTGACGCATGTAGTCGGAGACCGCGAGGACCGGGCCCTCGGCGCCCTGCAAAGCCCGGCGGACGTACGGCACGCGCTCCTCGCCGCGCAGCAGCGCCGCGTCGGCCTCCAGCGCGTCGCGGCGCAGCTCGGTCCAGGAGGTCGCGGACCACACGTCGGCGGCCACACCCCACTCCTCGGCGAGCAGCTTCTGCGCCGTCAGGACCCAGTGGATCGCCGTGCCCGAGCCCAGCAACTGGATGCGCGGGGCGTTGGCCCCCGCCACGTCCACGCCCGCCGACTCCGCCGTGTTGAAGCGGTACAGGCCCTTGACGATGCCCTCGTCGACGCCGGCGCCGGACGGCTTGGCCGGCTGCGGAATCGGCTCGTTGTAGACGGTCAGGTAGTAGAAGACGTTCGGGTCCTCACCCGGGGCCGCCTCGCCGTACATCCGGCGCAGACCGTCCTTGACGATCGTCGCGATCTCGTAGGCGAACGCCGGGTCGTAGGAGAGGGCGGCCGGGTTCGTCGCGGCGATGACCGGGGAGTGGCCGTCGGCGTGCTGGAGGCCCTCGCCGGTCAGCGTGGTCCGGCCCGCGGTGGCGCCGACGAGGAAGCCGCGGCCGAGCTGGTCGCCGAGCTGCCACATCTGGTCGGCGGTGCGCTGCCAGCCGAACATCGAGTAGAAGATGTAGAACGGGATCATCGCCTCACCGTGCGTGGAGTACGCGGTGGACGCGGCGATGAAGTCGGCCATCGAACCGGCCTCGGTGATCCCCTCGTTGAGGATCTGGCCGTTCTTGGCCTCCTTGTAGTACATCAGCTGGTCACGGTCGACCGGCTCGTACGTCTGGCCCTTGGGCGAGTAGATGCCCAGGGAGGGGAAGAGGCTCTCCATGCCGAAGGTGCGCGCCTCGTCGGGGACGATCGGCACCCAGCGCTTTCCGGTCTCCTTGTCGCGGACCAGGTCCTTGACCAGCCGGACGAAGGCCATGGTGGTGGCCACGTTCTGGGAGCCGGAACCCTTGTCGAAGGAGGCGAAGGCCTTCTCGGCGGGGGCCGGCAGCGGGGCGAGCGCATGCGTGCGGCGGGCCGGGGCCGGGCCGCCGAGCGCGGCGCGCCGCTCCTTCAGGTAGCGCACCTCGGGGGAGTCGGCGCCGGGGTGGCCGTAGGGCACGACCCCGTCGGTGAACTGCGCGTCGGAGATCGGCAGCTCCAGCAGGTCGCGCATCGCCTTGAACTCGTCCACCGTCAGCTTCTTCATCTGGTGGTTGGCGTTCTTCGACGCGAAGCCCTCGCCGAGGGTGTGGCCCTTGACGGTCTGGGCCAGGATGACGGTCGGCGCGCCCTTGAACTCGACGGCCGCCTTGTACGCGGCGTACACCTTGCGCGCCTCGTGGCCACCGCGGGAGAGGTGGAAACACTCGAGGATCTTGTCGTCGGAGAGCAGCTTGGCCATCTCGACAAGCGCCGGGTCCTTGCCGAAGAAGTCCTGGCGGATGTAGGCGGCGTCGCGCGTCTGGTACGTCTGCACCTGCGCGTCGGGTACCTCGCGCAGGCGGCGCACGAGGGCGCCGGTGGTGTCGAGCGCGAACAGCTCGTCCCAGGCGGAACCCCACAGCGTCTTGACGACGTTCCAGCCGGCGCCGCGGAACTGCGCCTCCAGCTCCTGCACGATCTTGAAGTTGGCGCGGACCGGGCCGTCGAGCCGCTGCAGGTTGCAGTTGATGACGAAGGTCAGGTTGTCCAGGCCCTCGCGGGAGGCGAGTGCGAGTGCCGCGGTGGACTCGGGCTCGTCCATCTCGCCGTCACCGAGGAACGCCCACA is a window encoding:
- a CDS encoding NAD(P)/FAD-dependent oxidoreductase gives rise to the protein MLEPAYQADVVVVGAGVAGLSAAHRLTSAGVTTAVLESAPWVGGRMSTEKVDGFRLDRIGQLLSTAYPELALTPGLDALVLRPFTPGVLLHSDGRHHRAGAQSGAGSARGALHAVRALASAPRPGALPRPRTGGSAPVRAGTPLGSAMDQARLGAALSRLAATPAERLLRRPELPAARALAARGLPTRTIDGFLRPLLAALLCDPELTTSSRCADLALRAFAAGRLSLPEGGAEVLPELLARTLPEGSVHTAVRVTSVSTTSVTTAEHGEFRCRAVLVATDARTAAELLPGLRVPDFHPVTVVHHTTDDPPQTGASLLLDADRGGPVAHTAVVSQVDPSRAPGGRALISSTVLGTPPPGVDTAVRMHLSRLYGTSTARWETLAVHHTAEAVPAMRAPHDLRRPVRLLAGLYVCGDHRDTSTVQGALHSAHRAAAAIVSDLRSAGSLNLADPAPTPRREQAAA
- a CDS encoding MarP family serine protease; its protein translation is MDLLDILLTLVVLAYAGSGYRRGLVAGCVSLAGFVGGAVIGVWVLPWLMDLVTPGTTASTVTAVFTVLVPAVVGHELAGRLALRLRRELDRGPLRVADGVGGAAANAVAVLIVAWVAASVLGASSSPVVTSSIRDSRLLGAVQDAMPDTTPTWFSRATSALTQAGFPQVFNPFENESTAEVAKPTGDSVTPSATNAAKTSTVKIEGASGDQGREGSGFVYASEHVMTNAHVVAGIDDPTVRIGGVGRSFQSRVVLFDPEKDVAVLYVPGLSAPVLGFDDDASRGDSAVVAGYPQDGDLNLQAATVANRVKATGRNIYNDRIVTREIYSIRSTVRPGNSGGPLLTTDGRVYGVVFARSTSDDETGYVLTAAEVADDAARAATATRPVDTGNLVTS
- a CDS encoding GNAT family N-acetyltransferase, with translation MPEPSALRIRTAVLADDGALGLVDRLTWSPLHAVMPEPQPPYDPFFDEHHPPEEILVAELDDRVVGYLRLGLPTKLDCNRHVRQIRGLAVLDEVRGRGVGRALIRAAVEEARGLGARRLTLRVLGHNTPARALYESEGFVVEGVLPEEFLLDGKYVDDVFMGRSL
- a CDS encoding DUF4240 domain-containing protein, encoding MDETEFWELVDASREAAEGDPEEQADLLVERLLRLDPESVLDFARHFESRYNRAYRWDLWGAAWLLLDGASDDAFDFFRCWLIGQGREVFEGALHNDPDSLADLLEDFDEEIDGDGEELGYAADEAYEQLTGTVAPDLGIPPAPSEPEGTPVNFENEGALAERYPRLWQRFKE
- the aceE gene encoding pyruvate dehydrogenase (acetyl-transferring), homodimeric type, with translation MTDPKAIQPSALDQLPDRDPEETAEWQASLDAVTKAAGPHRAAYLMRRTLERAEGNGIALPKLLETDYVNTIPTAAEPSAPGDQEMERKITAWNRWNAAAMVTRGSKHGVGGHIATFASAAWLYETGFNHFFKGKEADGSGDQLYIQGHASPGIYARAFLDGRLNESHLDNFRQEAGGNGLPSYPHPRRLPWLWEFPTVSMGLGPLSAIYQARFNRYLTNRGIKDVSASHVWAFLGDGEMDEPESTAALALASREGLDNLTFVINCNLQRLDGPVRANFKIVQELEAQFRGAGWNVVKTLWGSAWDELFALDTTGALVRRLREVPDAQVQTYQTRDAAYIRQDFFGKDPALVEMAKLLSDDKILECFHLSRGGHEARKVYAAYKAAVEFKGAPTVILAQTVKGHTLGEGFASKNANHQMKKLTVDEFKAMRDLLELPISDAQFTDGVVPYGHPGADSPEVRYLKERRAALGGPAPARRTHALAPLPAPAEKAFASFDKGSGSQNVATTMAFVRLVKDLVRDKETGKRWVPIVPDEARTFGMESLFPSLGIYSPKGQTYEPVDRDQLMYYKEAKNGQILNEGITEAGSMADFIAASTAYSTHGEAMIPFYIFYSMFGWQRTADQMWQLGDQLGRGFLVGATAGRTTLTGEGLQHADGHSPVIAATNPAALSYDPAFAYEIATIVKDGLRRMYGEAAPGEDPNVFYYLTVYNEPIPQPAKPSGAGVDEGIVKGLYRFNTAESAGVDVAGANAPRIQLLGSGTAIHWVLTAQKLLAEEWGVAADVWSATSWTELRRDALEADAALLRGEERVPYVRRALQGAEGPVLAVSDYMRQVPDQIAQWVEQDYSSLGADGFGLSDTREAARRHFGVDAQSIVVAALAQLARRGEVKATAVKEARERYGL
- a CDS encoding helix-turn-helix transcriptional regulator, with amino-acid sequence MRAARLIKMVLLLQSRPTMTAAELARELEVSERTVTRDAQALSEAGVPVYAERGRAGGYRLIGGYRTRLTGLGRGEAEALFLSGVPGALREMGLQDVASAARLKVSAALLPSLRDAPRAAAQRFHLDAPAWFREPETPGLLTVIADAVWDDRCVRARYRRDSGERRREVVRELEPYGLVLKAGVWYLCARVREEGRGGGTFRTYRIDRFVGVENLTDRFSRDEEFDLPGFWAEQAQRFTRSILRDEVVLRLSEAGLRGLAHAVDPVAARDALATAGEADGRGWVTLTLRVESQDVAHTQLTALGPEVEVVSPEPLRKRFAEDAARLAELYRPG
- a CDS encoding peptidoglycan recognition protein family protein; translated protein: MLLGCLPGLSAVAALGLCAGGVDHAATAGPAAPDGRRAALPAGAHRAARPPIVPRAAWLDDLARHAQPPPRYDDKVVTVFVHHTDSPNGYDCADAPRIIRSLYTGQTAARGWDDIGYNFLVDRCGTIYEGRAGGVDRPVTGAHTQGFNHRTAGIAALGTFTSGVPVPQPMVDAIAALTAWKLGLSGVDPRVKVRLTSSNSLSRYRAGTTATLPALAGHNDGYMTSCPGRALTARLPEIRETAARLQGRLPSATAARTLTGTP
- a CDS encoding TIGR01777 family oxidoreductase, with product MERTRIAVAGASGLIGSALVRSLTADGHEVVRLVRHAPRGADEVRWDPERGQVDTAGLAGCDAVVNLAGAGVGDRRWSETYKKRIHDSRVHGTSALAQALASLERRPRVFVNGSAMGLYGETGERIVDESAPAGSGFLPELCVEWEAAAAPAQEAGVRTVFTRTGLVVARGGGAWGRLFPLFKAGLGGRMGDGRQYWSYIALHDEVAAIRHLIDRDDLSGPFNLTAPEPLTNREITAAMGRVLHRPTLFTVPAPVLRTVLGEMAGDVLGSARVVPKRLLESGFTFAFPGIEDAIRAA